The genomic window TGAAGTTATATACAGGAACTGCTGGGTTTGTAGAGTTTAGGGGTGATAACAATAAACTACAAATAATAAAACCTTTGGCAGAACTATTACTTGTTCTTGTTGGAAATATAATAGGTTGTTTATTAGTTGGTTTATTGGCACGATTAAGTCCGCTTGAATTAACTCAGGCTGCACAAAATATTTTGGAAGGTCGTTTGGCTATTGGTGCTATACGAGGCGGATTGTTGGCAATTGGTTGCGGTTTTATTATGACTACTGCTGTTACATTTGCACGTAAAGGTCAATATCTCCCACTCCTTTTTGGTGTACCTTTGTTTATTGTTTGCGGGTTCCCTCACTGTGTTGCCGATGCGTTCT from Bacteroidales bacterium includes these protein-coding regions:
- a CDS encoding formate/nitrite transporter family protein; translated protein: MKISKLVVFKSAVMAGITIGIAGWGYLATTNIIGAVLFAFGLLTVVSYKMKLYTGTAGFVEFRGDNNKLQIIKPLAELLLVLVGNIIGCLLVGLLARLSPLELTQAAQNILEGRLAIGAIRGGLLAIGCGFIMTTAVTFARKGQYLPLLFGVPLFIVCGFPHCVADAFYYLTVPFDFISNNIGDVLLFYISIVFGNFIGCNLYRIVMKSNPE